A single genomic interval of Phocoenobacter uteri harbors:
- a CDS encoding BrnT family toxin has product MKFLKKNADNKKYQYISKVDYIKKSLERYDFLLLCVKALGKNKDITIRYESLFSHGFLREYDSSKNAKNILKHGISFRDIIDDTRTRYLGIEGGIDIFSDKNGNSVVLAEIYSGEFIILISGSSFRLISARFFSNKKDLKAIFSYDLDFLNFIWEEILLKDKSFKEFYEKLNGVTE; this is encoded by the coding sequence TTGAAGTTTTTAAAGAAGAACGCCGATAATAAAAAGTATCAATATATAAGTAAAGTTGATTATATAAAAAAATCACTAGAGAGATATGATTTTTTACTATTATGTGTAAAAGCATTAGGTAAAAATAAGGATATCACTATTAGATATGAATCTCTTTTTAGTCATGGATTTTTAAGAGAATATGACTCTTCTAAAAATGCAAAGAATATATTAAAACATGGGATTTCATTCAGGGATATTATTGATGATACTAGAACTAGATATTTAGGAATAGAAGGAGGAATAGATATATTTTCTGATAAAAATGGAAATAGTGTTGTATTAGCTGAGATTTATTCAGGAGAGTTTATAATACTTATTAGTGGTTCTTCTTTTAGATTAATTTCAGCTAGATTTTTTTCAAATAAAAAAGATTTAAAAGCAATATTTTCTTATGATTTAGATTTTTTAAACTTTATATGGGAAGAAATTTTATTAAAAGATAAAAGTTTTAAAGAGTTTTATGAAAAACTTAATGGGGTTACAGAGTGA